Proteins from one Oscillatoria nigro-viridis PCC 7112 genomic window:
- a CDS encoding serine/threonine-protein kinase codes for MSYCVNPECQNPQNSNTAKFCLNCGFNLLLRQRYRPIELLGRGGFGKTFLAIDEDIPSLPRCAVKQFYFYDRDPEIFNKAVELFRQEAVRLDQLGTHPQIPTLLACFEQEGHIYLVQEFIEGQTLKQELDKSVYDENQIWQVLQDLLPVLQFIHDKRVVHRDIKPENIIRRQSDNKLVLIDFGIAKLLTDTAILRPATLIGSQDYVAPEQMRGKVFPASDLYSLGVTCIRLMTQVPPLDMYDCNSERWWWREFLPKTTSISDELGEILDKLLQTRLTQRYSFAAEVLDDIQAALDIRHQNLVSPEKPIAPALNNSDNSADISALPTPDSPILPTNAVANSAETFSLSVTSNTSNIYPTMISARGVDYTKLRDYLSNKKWKEADRETWGLMCQSLSQPLGTQLEISQIYQIPCEDLQTLDRLWLHYSQGRFGFSVQKQIYESVKGDYIRFCDRVNWQTYNSANTLGQIKFSQQAPIGHLPSRSWVGGIQWLRHLDAMSAKLTECDNNAAPKL; via the coding sequence ATGAGCTACTGTGTCAACCCAGAATGTCAAAATCCTCAAAACTCCAACACCGCCAAATTTTGCTTAAACTGCGGCTTTAACCTGTTGCTGAGACAGCGATATCGCCCGATTGAACTTTTAGGTAGAGGCGGATTTGGTAAAACTTTCCTAGCAATTGATGAAGACATCCCATCTCTACCCCGCTGTGCAGTCAAGCAATTTTATTTTTACGACCGCGATCCCGAAATTTTCAACAAAGCCGTTGAATTATTTCGCCAAGAAGCCGTCCGTTTAGACCAACTCGGAACACACCCGCAAATCCCCACATTATTAGCCTGCTTTGAACAAGAAGGTCATATTTATTTAGTTCAAGAGTTTATAGAGGGGCAGACTCTTAAACAAGAATTAGACAAAAGTGTATACGATGAAAATCAAATTTGGCAAGTGCTGCAAGACTTATTGCCCGTGCTGCAATTTATCCACGACAAGCGCGTCGTTCACCGCGACATCAAACCAGAAAATATTATCCGCCGACAGTCGGACAACAAACTCGTATTGATCGATTTCGGCATTGCCAAACTGCTGACTGATACAGCAATACTCCGTCCAGCAACGCTCATCGGCAGTCAAGATTATGTAGCTCCCGAACAAATGCGCGGCAAAGTATTTCCTGCTAGCGACCTTTACAGTTTAGGGGTTACTTGCATTCGCCTGATGACGCAAGTTCCTCCTTTGGATATGTACGACTGCAACAGCGAGCGCTGGTGGTGGCGCGAGTTTCTCCCCAAAACCACGAGTATTAGCGACGAGTTAGGTGAAATTTTAGATAAATTGCTGCAAACTCGTCTCACTCAGCGGTACAGTTTTGCTGCGGAAGTTTTGGACGATATCCAAGCAGCTTTAGATATTCGCCATCAAAATTTGGTTTCGCCCGAAAAGCCGATCGCTCCTGCTCTTAATAATAGCGACAACTCCGCCGATATCAGCGCGCTACCAACTCCTGATTCTCCGATTTTACCCACAAATGCCGTCGCCAATTCCGCAGAAACTTTTTCCTTGTCTGTTACTTCAAATACTTCAAATATCTATCCGACTATGATTTCTGCACGCGGAGTTGATTATACCAAACTGCGTGATTATTTGTCAAACAAAAAGTGGAAAGAAGCCGATCGCGAAACTTGGGGCTTGATGTGTCAATCTCTTTCCCAGCCACTGGGAACTCAGCTAGAAATTAGCCAAATTTACCAGATACCCTGCGAAGATTTGCAAACACTAGATCGCCTGTGGCTGCACTACAGTCAAGGTCGGTTTGGCTTCAGCGTCCAAAAGCAGATTTACGAAAGCGTTAAGGGAGACTATATCAGATTTTGCGATCGGGTCAACTGGCAAACCTACAATTCTGCTAATACTTTAGGGCAGATTAAATTTAGTCAGCAAGCACCAATCGGACACCTCCCCTCTCGCAGTTGGGTTGGCGGCATTCAGTGGCTGCGGCACCTCGATGCCATGTCAGCAAAATTAACCGAGTGCGACAATAATGCTGCTCCTAAATTGTAA
- a CDS encoding AAA domain-containing protein produces MPSLVTEDWGYKFSGDRTINKFIRDIEGEAALGKYCDWECKERAEILMSEIAGKSHNLFYVRRQKVNERFSEEEIWELLLATDGDDFELPELLQKADRTLRLLATVRCEDGIGGLKLLDAGLVAVPRGRKDGYALPVQLRLLANSRSPIPVKSIARVQQMPFWDDRHIPTAEQLKVWHTFLNVEKRIAEARQFCVPFRGHNYGSGFKIVTFEIDRNSATLDGYDENSLELGDFRERLKKARNEEIILFDSPPGSRSSRDGETLGSIAEIDFEHSKLRIKLDVDLGDRMAGGRYQLPKQGFLYFEAAGDISQIERKKKALKMLTDGRAQNPYLSEFLFDSSQARLPEKLIKLDRENLLNRNANEDQLAAVETVLSARDLILIQGPPGTGKTTVIAEICYQIARQGGKTLIASQANLAVDNALSRLVHNPAIRALRKGKAHKVQEEGQPFLEENAIGTWLQNTAADCEQKLSQRLTNVKSLRQLVADSDRFTAYFAAEKDFFNQLKHLHDSKANIEEKCSQQATNHELILTEKSEIESLVSGLENLLDAPNVNWESPEVAEFMPRLKPYSEGNVLVENLMANVRIAASNATQIGFNRPACGAFGIAVWLQETVAAQISEFKTAFDRADDVCHAMSTVAESLRVSRQMSEAVNQLELGDRQNQTHRHNLEQKIKNLELRKAEIAAVVVAVAQWIETADTKLYEVVKSCWETGAMLTDDMVELPPGLLKIARSLKLPIVPPKCKINLPDLDRLQKAISHEESAGFKDIQGQQFRFSEFLHLNLSQTPIVLSAGDRTQWQQLAKDFASYSQISPSQRKFIIEKARTFLGSIQQFYSQSLQPNQIQATFDRLVKELLHSILANARQCVVPLKTETEQQLIKQQQLLDKIGQTLNQQQISAAKLQVETAQQEANLKISEVTNLLQAIVRQPNVPEKLRILSEQYLAQKSNIWEQPQQFVKQVEAWKASAIQLEKSIADIDPFGVLETIKTTLDEHLSPLQTAAATSQQQLAELQKELSEINAQLQQQQPTAALLAERNWWESAWQTIPTQYQPEVPNTGLFSAPFLNKIKRLFKTWQRKLEQEETALNRSQTFVTDWIDKLRNPSEKDRNDLKQIYIDNANVIGITCVQAASFDFTKNFPSFDAVIIDEVSKCTPPELLIPALKGKKLVLVGDHRQLPPMFNQSTIDDIAEDIGCTGDELSFIKESLFKVLFENASDSIKKMLTTQYRMHPQIMGAINQFYQQKLNCGIQEADTKRAHNLAGRIIQENNHILWVKTPIGQGFEEEKQGTSRLNVKEIDAIERLCEQMEIAWQPKVADGEPPKEIGIITFYAAQLNAIKDRIEGERFPALSIRTGTVDIFQGMERPVIIVSTVCNNVRGDIGFAKEPERVNVAFSRAQELLVVVGCHDLFTQQTGTVGKMYQEVSKTVRHCGGFVDVSSVLN; encoded by the coding sequence ATGCCATCTTTAGTAACAGAAGATTGGGGATATAAATTTAGTGGCGATCGCACAATTAATAAATTTATTCGAGATATAGAAGGAGAAGCGGCTTTAGGGAAATATTGCGATTGGGAATGCAAAGAACGTGCGGAAATTCTGATGTCGGAGATAGCTGGCAAATCCCACAATCTTTTCTACGTGCGCCGCCAAAAGGTAAATGAGAGATTTTCTGAAGAAGAAATCTGGGAATTGTTGCTTGCTACGGATGGAGATGATTTTGAATTACCCGAATTGTTGCAAAAAGCAGATCGCACTTTGCGGTTGTTAGCAACTGTACGCTGTGAAGACGGAATCGGCGGTTTAAAACTGCTGGATGCTGGTTTGGTGGCGGTTCCCAGAGGGAGGAAAGATGGGTATGCTTTGCCGGTTCAGTTGCGACTTTTGGCTAACAGTAGATCGCCAATTCCGGTAAAGTCGATCGCCCGCGTCCAACAAATGCCATTTTGGGACGACAGGCACATACCAACTGCGGAACAACTAAAAGTTTGGCACACTTTTTTAAATGTGGAAAAACGCATCGCGGAAGCGCGTCAATTTTGCGTGCCTTTCCGAGGACACAATTACGGTTCCGGCTTTAAAATCGTCACTTTTGAAATCGATCGCAATTCCGCAACTCTTGACGGCTACGATGAAAACTCCTTAGAATTGGGCGACTTTCGCGAAAGGCTGAAAAAAGCCAGAAATGAAGAAATTATCCTGTTTGATTCGCCGCCCGGAAGCCGAAGCAGCCGAGATGGAGAGACATTAGGCAGCATCGCCGAAATTGACTTTGAACATAGTAAATTACGCATTAAGTTAGATGTTGATTTAGGCGATCGCATGGCGGGCGGCAGATATCAACTGCCCAAACAAGGATTCTTGTATTTTGAGGCGGCGGGCGATATCAGTCAGATCGAACGCAAGAAAAAAGCTTTAAAAATGCTGACTGACGGGCGCGCTCAAAATCCATATTTGAGTGAGTTTTTATTCGACTCTTCTCAGGCGAGACTGCCCGAAAAACTGATTAAATTGGATAGAGAAAACTTATTAAATCGCAATGCTAATGAAGACCAACTTGCCGCCGTAGAAACGGTGCTTTCGGCGCGGGATTTAATTTTGATTCAAGGGCCGCCGGGAACTGGCAAAACGACTGTGATTGCGGAGATTTGCTATCAAATTGCCCGTCAGGGTGGCAAAACGCTCATTGCTTCCCAAGCAAATTTGGCTGTAGACAATGCTTTGAGTCGGTTAGTGCACAATCCGGCGATTCGGGCTTTGCGGAAGGGAAAAGCTCATAAGGTGCAGGAAGAAGGGCAGCCGTTTTTAGAGGAAAATGCGATCGGCACTTGGCTGCAAAATACGGCGGCTGACTGCGAACAAAAGCTCTCGCAGCGCCTGACTAATGTCAAATCTTTGCGGCAGTTGGTGGCAGACTCAGATCGATTTACCGCCTACTTTGCCGCCGAGAAAGATTTTTTTAATCAACTAAAACACCTGCACGACAGTAAAGCAAATATTGAGGAAAAGTGCAGCCAGCAAGCAACAAATCATGAACTGATTTTAACCGAAAAAAGCGAGATTGAATCTCTAGTTAGCGGGCTAGAAAATCTGCTGGATGCGCCTAATGTCAACTGGGAATCTCCAGAAGTTGCCGAGTTTATGCCCAGACTAAAACCATATTCAGAAGGCAATGTTTTAGTAGAAAACTTGATGGCAAATGTTCGGATTGCCGCTAGCAATGCTACTCAAATTGGGTTCAATCGCCCTGCTTGCGGCGCGTTTGGGATTGCGGTTTGGCTGCAGGAAACTGTAGCAGCCCAAATATCGGAATTTAAGACAGCATTCGATCGCGCTGATGATGTTTGTCACGCTATGTCAACGGTTGCAGAGTCGTTGCGGGTGTCGCGGCAGATGTCTGAGGCTGTGAATCAACTCGAATTGGGCGATCGGCAAAATCAGACACACCGCCACAATCTCGAACAGAAAATCAAGAATTTGGAACTGCGAAAAGCGGAAATTGCAGCCGTTGTCGTCGCCGTTGCACAGTGGATCGAGACGGCGGATACGAAACTCTATGAAGTTGTGAAATCTTGCTGGGAAACGGGCGCAATGCTGACGGATGATATGGTAGAATTGCCGCCAGGATTGCTGAAAATTGCCCGATCGCTCAAATTGCCGATCGTGCCGCCCAAATGCAAAATCAATTTGCCCGATTTGGATCGGTTGCAAAAGGCGATATCCCACGAAGAAAGCGCAGGTTTTAAGGACATACAAGGGCAACAGTTCCGGTTTAGCGAGTTTTTGCACCTAAATTTGAGTCAAACGCCGATCGTACTCTCTGCGGGCGATCGTACACAGTGGCAGCAACTAGCCAAAGACTTCGCCAGCTATTCCCAAATCAGCCCAAGTCAGCGCAAATTTATCATCGAAAAAGCTCGCACTTTCTTAGGTAGCATTCAACAATTTTACAGTCAATCCTTGCAGCCAAATCAGATTCAGGCTACCTTCGATCGCCTAGTCAAAGAATTGCTGCACAGTATCCTCGCCAATGCCCGTCAGTGCGTAGTTCCCCTGAAAACCGAAACCGAACAGCAGCTTATAAAACAGCAACAGTTATTAGATAAAATCGGTCAAACCTTAAACCAGCAGCAAATATCCGCCGCTAAACTTCAGGTAGAAACAGCGCAGCAAGAAGCAAACTTAAAAATTAGCGAAGTTACTAATTTGTTGCAAGCAATAGTCCGACAGCCAAACGTACCTGAAAAGTTGCGGATTTTATCCGAACAATATCTCGCCCAAAAATCGAATATTTGGGAGCAACCGCAGCAGTTTGTCAAGCAAGTTGAGGCTTGGAAAGCAAGCGCGATTCAGCTTGAAAAATCAATTGCTGACATAGACCCTTTTGGGGTTTTGGAAACAATCAAAACCACTCTTGACGAGCATTTATCCCCGCTGCAAACTGCGGCGGCAACTTCGCAGCAGCAACTCGCCGAACTTCAAAAAGAATTGAGCGAAATTAACGCTCAACTGCAACAGCAGCAACCAACAGCAGCATTGCTTGCTGAGAGAAATTGGTGGGAGTCAGCATGGCAAACTATCCCGACTCAATACCAGCCAGAAGTTCCGAATACAGGATTGTTCAGCGCACCTTTTTTAAACAAAATTAAGCGTTTGTTCAAAACTTGGCAGCGGAAATTAGAACAAGAAGAAACAGCCCTAAATCGTTCTCAAACGTTTGTGACAGATTGGATTGACAAACTCCGCAATCCATCAGAAAAAGACCGCAACGATTTAAAGCAAATTTATATCGACAATGCCAACGTGATCGGCATTACTTGCGTGCAAGCTGCCAGTTTCGATTTTACTAAAAACTTTCCCAGCTTTGATGCAGTCATCATTGACGAAGTTAGCAAATGCACTCCCCCAGAGTTATTAATTCCCGCTTTGAAAGGCAAAAAGTTAGTATTAGTGGGCGATCACCGGCAATTGCCGCCGATGTTTAATCAAAGTACGATCGACGATATTGCCGAAGACATCGGCTGTACCGGAGACGAATTAAGTTTTATCAAAGAATCTTTGTTCAAAGTGTTGTTTGAAAATGCCAGCGACAGCATCAAAAAAATGCTGACAACTCAATACCGAATGCACCCGCAAATTATGGGCGCCATCAATCAGTTTTACCAGCAAAAGCTCAACTGTGGCATTCAGGAAGCAGACACCAAACGCGCCCACAACCTCGCAGGTAGAATCATTCAAGAAAACAATCACATCCTGTGGGTTAAAACGCCGATCGGACAAGGGTTTGAAGAGGAAAAACAGGGTACTTCCCGGTTGAATGTCAAGGAGATTGATGCGATCGAGCGTTTGTGCGAACAAATGGAGATAGCTTGGCAGCCCAAAGTTGCCGACGGTGAACCGCCGAAAGAAATCGGAATTATCACTTTTTATGCTGCTCAATTAAATGCAATTAAAGACAGAATCGAAGGCGAAAGATTCCCTGCTTTGAGCATCCGCACTGGTACGGTTGACATATTCCAAGGCATGGAAAGACCTGTAATTATTGTCAGCACAGTGTGCAATAATGTTAGGGGCGATATTGGATTTGCTAAGGAACCGGAACGGGTGAATGTGGCATTTTCCCGCGCTCAAGAATTGCTGGTAGTTGTCGGCTGCCACGATTTATTTACCCAACAAACAGGTACAGTGGGAAAAATGTATCAGGAAGTTTCAAAAACGGTGCGTCACTGCGGAGGTTTTGTAGATGTTTCTAGCGTCCTCAACTAA
- a CDS encoding serine/threonine-protein kinase, with translation MQPPIAIGTLLQNRYRLVSILGQGGFGRTYLVEDLGRFQERCALKELIPVQSGPYVLEKSKELFQREAAILYQIGHPQIPQFRAIFEENQRLFLVQDYVEGMTYRELLLDRTSNGRTFTEAEVLVFIRQMLPVLAHIHARGIIHRDISPENIIRRENDQLPVLIDFGVVKELATKVQSPEGTAHATTVGKIGYAPMEQLQSGRATASSDLYALAVTAIVLLTGKEPQELLDRTTLQWNWQQQVQVSTGLALVLNRMLSRSPGDRYQSVSEVAQALDAQTNPKPSPPTVPPAPAVVQTNPSLIATVAVGRPPEPAAQSSHPPNQPDPLIEPAGDTFWDNPIAAIGLLTGLVILTGFGSWALVGSFLNNSRPKPTPTPPALTSPTPTLTPIPNPLPLPTPTPQPLPTPTPQPLPTPSPEPLPEPSPAPLPEPSPEPVPEPSPEPVPEPSPAPLPEPSPEPLPEPSPAPTPTPKPTPAPTPTPKPTPAPTPAPKPTPKPTPAPTPAPKPTPKPTPAPTPAPSPEPAPTPAPSPEPAPTPAPSPEPAPTPAPSPEPAPTPAPSPEPAPTPAPSPQL, from the coding sequence ATGCAGCCACCTATTGCTATTGGAACTCTCCTACAAAACCGCTACCGCTTGGTGAGTATTTTAGGTCAAGGAGGATTTGGCCGGACTTATTTAGTAGAAGATTTGGGACGGTTTCAAGAACGCTGCGCCCTGAAGGAATTGATTCCGGTGCAAAGCGGGCCTTACGTTTTGGAAAAATCGAAGGAATTGTTTCAAAGAGAGGCGGCAATACTTTACCAAATTGGGCACCCACAAATTCCCCAGTTTCGAGCAATATTTGAAGAGAACCAGCGTTTGTTTTTAGTGCAGGATTACGTGGAAGGGATGACTTACCGCGAACTGTTGCTCGATCGAACTTCAAATGGTCGCACCTTCACCGAAGCCGAAGTCTTGGTATTTATCCGGCAAATGCTGCCGGTACTGGCTCACATCCACGCCCGCGGCATCATCCACCGCGACATCTCCCCAGAAAATATCATCCGCAGGGAAAACGACCAACTGCCGGTGCTGATTGACTTTGGAGTGGTGAAGGAACTCGCCACCAAAGTCCAGTCTCCCGAAGGAACAGCCCACGCGACAACTGTCGGTAAAATCGGCTACGCGCCGATGGAACAGTTGCAAAGCGGGCGGGCAACAGCCAGCAGCGACCTCTACGCTTTAGCTGTAACGGCGATCGTCCTGCTGACGGGCAAAGAACCGCAGGAATTGCTCGATCGAACAACGCTGCAGTGGAATTGGCAGCAGCAAGTGCAGGTGAGCACGGGTTTGGCTTTGGTGCTCAATCGGATGTTGAGCCGGTCTCCAGGCGATCGATATCAATCTGTCAGCGAAGTCGCCCAAGCACTCGACGCCCAAACTAATCCTAAACCTAGCCCGCCAACTGTACCCCCCGCGCCCGCAGTGGTGCAGACAAACCCTTCGCTAATAGCAACGGTGGCCGTGGGCAGGCCGCCAGAACCCGCCGCCCAGAGTTCCCACCCGCCAAACCAGCCAGACCCGTTAATTGAGCCTGCTGGCGACACTTTTTGGGACAATCCCATTGCTGCGATCGGACTGCTGACGGGCTTAGTAATCTTGACAGGCTTCGGTTCCTGGGCCTTAGTAGGCTCATTTCTCAACAATTCGCGCCCCAAACCCACTCCGACACCGCCAGCACTTACAAGTCCGACGCCGACACTAACTCCGATACCAAACCCACTACCTTTGCCAACCCCAACCCCGCAACCTTTGCCAACCCCAACCCCGCAACCTTTGCCAACCCCAAGCCCAGAACCTTTGCCAGAACCAAGCCCAGCACCTTTGCCAGAACCAAGCCCAGAACCTGTGCCAGAACCAAGCCCAGAACCTGTGCCAGAACCAAGCCCAGCACCTTTGCCGGAACCAAGCCCAGAACCTTTGCCGGAACCAAGCCCAGCGCCAACTCCGACACCCAAACCGACGCCCGCGCCGACTCCGACACCCAAACCGACGCCCGCACCAACTCCCGCGCCCAAACCGACACCCAAACCGACGCCCGCACCAACTCCCGCACCCAAACCGACACCCAAACCGACGCCCGCGCCAACTCCCGCACCTTCGCCGGAACCTGCGCCAACTCCCGCACCTTCGCCGGAACCTGCGCCAACTCCCGCACCTTCGCCGGAACCTGCGCCAACTCCCGCACCTTCGCCGGAACCCGCGCCAACTCCCGCACCTTCGCCGGAACCCGCGCCAACTCCCGCACCTTCGCCGCAACTCTAA
- a CDS encoding DUF3747 domain-containing protein gives MKHSLVRTLAALAGSAILTLGAIGSAKAFTFDETEINQDRVIVIAQPRPYGGYQLLIVEQVSDKRKCWSESGSNPVKVDPLLVTFDFTGICGRATDSNGFSIRMAGTDLALKYTLSLESVDGNVLLMGTPVDYQGKSVIIGRTNGDVKDFMKITLDPAWHLSKRAYQGRILGHFYFTTNQPAPLEIGNTGGNTGGNTEAIPQPTPQPIPIPIPIPIPQATPQPIPQEIPIP, from the coding sequence ATGAAACATTCACTTGTACGAACACTCGCCGCACTGGCAGGTTCAGCAATTTTAACACTGGGCGCGATCGGTTCGGCTAAAGCATTTACTTTTGACGAAACCGAAATTAACCAAGACCGAGTAATTGTCATCGCCCAACCCCGCCCTTACGGCGGCTACCAATTGCTAATTGTAGAACAAGTATCTGACAAGCGGAAGTGCTGGAGCGAAAGCGGCTCTAATCCCGTGAAAGTCGATCCCTTATTAGTTACTTTTGATTTCACCGGTATTTGTGGCCGCGCCACAGACAGCAACGGCTTTTCAATTCGCATGGCCGGCACCGATTTAGCATTAAAATACACCCTTAGTTTGGAAAGTGTTGATGGCAATGTTCTACTAATGGGAACCCCGGTAGATTACCAAGGAAAATCGGTGATTATCGGCCGCACAAATGGCGATGTTAAGGACTTCATGAAAATCACTCTCGATCCTGCTTGGCACTTGAGTAAAAGAGCTTATCAAGGTCGAATATTAGGTCACTTTTATTTCACTACCAATCAACCCGCACCGCTAGAAATTGGCAATACCGGAGGCAATACCGGAGGCAATACCGAAGCAATACCGCAGCCAACACCGCAGCCAATACCAATACCAATACCAATACCAATACCGCAGGCAACACCGCAGCCAATACCGCAGGAAATACCAATACCGTAG
- a CDS encoding XisH family protein encodes MSAKDTFHESVKRALQKEQWVITADPLKFKFGNVNFQVDLGAERLVAAERGGEKIAVEIKSFLNSSAITDFYAALGQFLSYRLALASVEPNRKLYLAVPFEVYRTFFQYEFTQMAVQQYQVLLIVYDPTNEVIVQWTN; translated from the coding sequence GTGTCTGCCAAAGATACCTTCCACGAATCCGTAAAACGGGCCCTTCAAAAAGAACAGTGGGTGATTACTGCCGATCCACTAAAGTTTAAGTTTGGTAATGTTAACTTTCAGGTCGATTTGGGAGCAGAAAGGCTAGTCGCAGCGGAGCGAGGTGGGGAGAAAATTGCAGTAGAAATCAAAAGCTTCCTCAATTCCTCTGCGATTACAGACTTTTATGCTGCATTGGGCCAATTTCTAAGTTATCGGCTTGCCTTGGCATCGGTTGAACCCAATCGCAAATTGTACTTGGCAGTTCCATTTGAAGTGTATAGAACATTTTTTCAGTATGAGTTTACTCAAATGGCGGTACAACAGTATCAGGTGTTGCTAATCGTATACGATCCAACAAATGAGGTAATTGTGCAATGGACAAACTAG
- a CDS encoding ribose-phosphate pyrophosphokinase, with translation MIRSATLPLPLPEPPISAHDRLRLFSGSANIPLAQEVARYLGIDLGPMVRKRFADGELYVQIQESIRGCDVYLIQPTCCPVNDRLMELLIMIDACRRASARQITAVIPYYGYARADRKTAGRESITAKLVANLITEAGAGRILAMDLHSAQIQGYFDIPFDHVYGSPVLLDYLASKQLTDIVVVSPDVGGVARARAFAKKLGDAPLAIIDKRRQAHNVAEVMNLIGDVKGKTAVLVDDMIDTAGTISEGARLLRREGARQVYACATHAVFSAPAIERLSSGILEEVIVTNTIPVPEENRFQQLTVLSVANLLGETIWRIHEDSSVSSMFR, from the coding sequence GTGATCCGTTCTGCTACTTTACCGCTTCCGCTTCCCGAGCCGCCAATTTCCGCTCATGACCGTCTGCGGCTGTTCTCCGGTTCTGCTAATATTCCCCTCGCCCAAGAGGTGGCTCGCTATCTGGGGATTGATTTGGGGCCGATGGTTCGCAAGCGGTTTGCTGATGGGGAACTCTACGTTCAAATTCAAGAATCGATTCGGGGTTGCGATGTTTACTTGATTCAGCCAACTTGCTGTCCGGTAAACGATCGCCTCATGGAATTGTTAATTATGATCGATGCTTGTCGCCGCGCTTCGGCCAGACAAATTACTGCTGTCATTCCCTATTACGGATATGCTAGGGCTGACCGCAAAACGGCCGGAAGAGAGTCGATTACTGCAAAATTAGTGGCTAATTTGATTACGGAAGCTGGGGCAGGTCGCATTTTGGCGATGGATTTGCACTCGGCTCAGATTCAAGGTTATTTTGACATTCCTTTCGATCACGTTTACGGTTCGCCGGTGCTTTTGGATTATCTGGCGAGCAAGCAATTGACGGATATTGTTGTGGTTTCGCCGGATGTTGGCGGAGTCGCTAGGGCGAGAGCTTTTGCCAAAAAGCTTGGCGATGCTCCCCTGGCAATTATTGACAAGCGCCGTCAAGCTCACAACGTGGCAGAAGTGATGAACCTCATCGGTGATGTCAAGGGCAAAACGGCCGTGTTGGTGGACGACATGATCGATACTGCCGGCACGATTTCTGAAGGTGCGAGATTGTTGCGCCGCGAGGGTGCGAGGCAAGTTTATGCTTGTGCTACTCATGCGGTGTTTTCCGCTCCGGCGATCGAGCGTTTGTCTAGCGGGATTTTGGAAGAGGTAATTGTTACGAATACAATTCCTGTGCCTGAAGAGAACCGTTTTCAGCAGTTGACTGTGCTTTCTGTCGCGAATTTGCTCGGAGAAACTATTTGGCGGATTCACGAAGATAGTTCTGTTAGCAGTATGTTCCGCTAG
- a CDS encoding XisI protein, giving the protein MDKLAQYRQYVQTLITRYAEDDVSDDEVEVQLILDTERDHYQWMNVGWEHLTRIYRSIIHIDIKDGKIWLQQNLTDQNPAEELVEMGVPREDIILGLQPPYKRPYTDYGVA; this is encoded by the coding sequence ATGGACAAACTAGCTCAATATCGTCAATACGTTCAGACATTAATCACCCGTTATGCCGAAGATGATGTTTCCGATGATGAAGTCGAAGTACAACTAATCTTAGACACAGAACGAGATCATTATCAGTGGATGAATGTCGGCTGGGAACACTTAACCCGGATTTATCGAAGCATCATTCACATTGACATCAAAGATGGAAAAATCTGGCTCCAGCAAAATTTGACAGACCAAAATCCTGCCGAGGAATTAGTTGAAATGGGAGTACCGAGAGAGGATATTATTTTGGGATTGCAACCCCCATACAAACGGCCGTATACTGATTACGGTGTAGCGTAA
- a CDS encoding GatB/YqeY domain-containing protein, whose amino-acid sequence MSLRERIDAEIKAAMKSKDKVRLETVRGIKKFILEKEVSLRPSGQDTLTEAQEMEILMQIAKQRRDSIEQYRKGGRQDLVAQEEAELAIVEEYLPPQMSDEEVSQVVDEVIASVGATSAKDMGKVMGKAMQQLKGKADGNRIQDMVKAKLSQ is encoded by the coding sequence ATGAGCTTAAGAGAACGCATTGACGCAGAAATCAAAGCAGCCATGAAGTCCAAGGACAAAGTTCGCTTGGAAACAGTTCGCGGCATCAAGAAATTTATTCTCGAAAAAGAAGTCAGCCTCCGTCCTTCCGGCCAAGATACGCTGACAGAAGCTCAAGAAATGGAAATTTTGATGCAAATAGCCAAACAGCGCCGGGATTCGATCGAACAATACCGCAAAGGCGGCCGCCAAGATTTAGTGGCACAAGAGGAGGCGGAGTTAGCAATTGTTGAAGAGTATTTGCCACCCCAGATGTCAGACGAAGAGGTGAGTCAAGTCGTTGACGAAGTGATTGCCTCGGTTGGCGCTACTTCTGCAAAAGATATGGGCAAGGTGATGGGCAAGGCAATGCAGCAGCTTAAGGGCAAAGCAGACGGTAACAGAATTCAAGACATGGTGAAAGCAAAGCTTAGTCAGTAG